A window from Polaromonas naphthalenivorans CJ2 encodes these proteins:
- a CDS encoding UDP-N-acetylglucosamine--LPS N-acetylglucosamine transferase, protein MSGSQTAQGFGADPLIALALAAAFTLLVALAWLALVRQRSRARHPASDVPAASDVGAAPPRKIVIFYSSIGHGHISAAQAIQEEIGRLAPGARVILQDIREFMHPLWRWVDERLYWFIAGNLPESFDALFHALQARGNRVPSLAWLSNDYPEDQVRAFLEAQAPDAILATHYGSAQVLGTLRERGLLAQVNIGWLHTDFFEGYFPRISKRIDRTFLAHPELEARWLAAGVAPDKVTTSGMPVRVAAADGRTREMALTALGLAPDAPTVLITSGKEGVGDYALVVESLARHHQGPLQIIAVCGANARQQALLNVLRMALQKRLPEPVALKVCGLVPHADLLAWMRAADLLITKAGGMTPAEAFAVGTPTILLDVVSGHERENAALFVRLGVAELADTLAQAGELAAAVLADPQRQAAMRHAQHAFHDSADLGRIARFALDPALPAPGMTPDFGAEHGSAVTDIDAALARLQAEAPCDIELLLSYSTAQTPQRVVLENPFGHIAIRVDNTVYSANYVAVPGHDPNLLQHVTLADYLYGVQPPSPSQVHTNTYGMAYGRETLGLRVAGVAAERKAAMVAEAHRIEDEFGQGRLLWDRSEFNCADVVVRILRAGGYDRSPPLGRRWLPVMPLDIFEEARQTCEEDASLYMELVAYRQIPGANAAYRFSRFPLSLGQPLRSVARALREAPQEPLEAAATKQLTGYFGDHQLYFEDLRGHGAGALADDPAHFSRVQRSLADALATDLRRLLAAQARRPLREIGRLGELDGAQDIRRLLERSLALARIATERADEVLQDRGARRMRALFTELVDGYGRIGAWHLRRQEIEAYLKRFQVFEAAVGREFPARHGARLARATTLRRSLRYGIRRLCRRVGGRHRPTGHGPDKGASQ, encoded by the coding sequence ATGAGCGGATCGCAGACAGCGCAGGGGTTCGGTGCTGACCCGCTCATCGCGCTGGCGCTGGCGGCCGCGTTCACCCTGTTGGTCGCCCTGGCATGGCTTGCGCTGGTGCGGCAACGCAGCCGGGCGCGGCACCCGGCTTCGGACGTGCCAGCAGCGAGCGATGTCGGAGCCGCCCCGCCCAGAAAGATCGTCATCTTCTACTCGTCCATCGGCCACGGCCACATCAGCGCCGCGCAGGCCATCCAGGAGGAGATCGGCCGGCTGGCGCCGGGCGCGCGCGTGATCCTGCAGGACATCCGCGAGTTCATGCATCCGCTCTGGCGCTGGGTGGACGAGCGGCTCTACTGGTTCATCGCCGGCAATCTCCCGGAAAGCTTCGACGCGCTGTTCCATGCCCTGCAGGCGCGTGGCAACCGGGTGCCCTCGCTGGCATGGCTGTCCAACGACTACCCGGAAGACCAGGTGCGCGCCTTCCTGGAGGCGCAGGCGCCCGACGCGATCCTTGCCACGCATTACGGATCGGCGCAGGTGCTCGGAACCTTGCGCGAGCGCGGGCTGCTGGCGCAGGTGAACATCGGCTGGCTGCACACGGACTTCTTCGAAGGCTATTTCCCGCGCATCTCGAAACGGATCGACCGCACCTTTCTCGCCCATCCCGAGCTGGAAGCGCGCTGGCTGGCCGCCGGCGTGGCACCCGACAAGGTCACCACCAGCGGCATGCCGGTGCGCGTTGCGGCCGCCGACGGCAGAACCCGGGAGATGGCGCTCACGGCGCTGGGTCTCGCCCCGGATGCGCCCACCGTGCTCATCACCTCGGGCAAGGAGGGGGTCGGCGACTACGCGCTTGTGGTGGAGAGCCTGGCCCGCCACCACCAAGGCCCGCTGCAGATCATCGCCGTCTGCGGCGCCAACGCGCGCCAGCAGGCGCTGCTGAATGTGTTGCGGATGGCGCTGCAAAAACGCCTGCCGGAGCCGGTGGCGCTGAAGGTCTGCGGCCTGGTGCCGCACGCCGACCTGCTGGCCTGGATGCGCGCGGCCGACCTGTTGATCACCAAGGCCGGGGGCATGACGCCGGCCGAGGCCTTCGCCGTGGGCACGCCGACGATCCTGCTGGACGTGGTGAGCGGCCATGAGCGCGAAAACGCCGCCTTGTTCGTCCGGCTGGGGGTGGCCGAGCTGGCCGACACCCTGGCGCAGGCGGGCGAGCTGGCGGCCGCCGTGCTGGCCGACCCGCAGCGGCAGGCGGCGATGCGCCACGCCCAGCACGCCTTTCACGACAGTGCCGACCTCGGGCGCATCGCCCGCTTCGCGCTCGACCCGGCCCTGCCCGCGCCGGGTATGACGCCGGACTTCGGCGCCGAGCACGGTAGTGCCGTCACCGACATCGACGCGGCGCTGGCGCGGCTCCAGGCCGAGGCGCCCTGCGACATCGAGCTGCTGCTGTCCTACTCGACCGCCCAAACACCGCAGCGCGTGGTGCTGGAAAACCCGTTCGGGCACATTGCCATCCGCGTCGACAACACCGTCTACAGCGCCAACTATGTGGCCGTGCCGGGACACGACCCGAACCTGTTGCAGCACGTGACGCTGGCCGATTACCTGTACGGCGTGCAGCCGCCGTCGCCGTCGCAGGTGCACACCAACACCTACGGCATGGCCTACGGCCGCGAGACGCTGGGCTTGCGGGTGGCGGGCGTGGCGGCAGAGCGCAAGGCGGCGATGGTGGCCGAGGCGCACCGGATCGAAGATGAGTTTGGGCAAGGCCGCCTGCTGTGGGATCGCAGCGAGTTCAATTGCGCCGACGTGGTGGTGCGCATCCTGCGTGCGGGCGGCTACGACCGCTCGCCACCGCTGGGGCGGCGGTGGCTGCCGGTCATGCCGCTGGACATTTTCGAGGAAGCCCGGCAGACCTGCGAGGAAGACGCGTCCTTGTACATGGAACTGGTGGCCTACCGGCAGATACCGGGCGCCAACGCGGCCTATCGCTTCTCGCGTTTTCCGCTCTCGCTCGGGCAACCGCTGCGCTCGGTGGCGCGGGCGCTGCGCGAGGCGCCGCAAGAACCCCTCGAAGCGGCCGCGACCAAACAGCTGACCGGTTATTTCGGCGACCACCAGCTTTATTTCGAGGATCTGCGCGGCCACGGGGCTGGCGCCCTGGCCGACGATCCGGCGCATTTCAGCCGCGTGCAGCGCAGCTTGGCCGACGCCCTGGCGACCGACCTGCGGCGCTTGCTGGCGGCCCAAGCCAGACGGCCCCTGCGCGAGATCGGGCGTCTGGGTGAGCTTGATGGCGCCCAGGACATCCGGCGCCTGCTGGAGCGCAGCCTGGCGCTGGCGCGCATCGCCACCGAACGGGCCGACGAGGTGCTGCAAGACCGGGGGGCGCGGCGCATGCGGGCGCTGTTTACCGAACTCGTGGACGGGTACGGCCGGATCGGCGCCTGGCACCTGCGGCGCCAGGAGATCGAGGCCTATCTCAAGCGCTTCCAGGTCTTCGAAGCCGCCGTGGGGCGTGAATTCCCTGCCCGCCATGGCGCGCGGCTCGCGCGGGCCACGACGCTCCGGCGCTCACTGCGGTACGGTATCCGGCGTCTGTGCCGGCGCGTCGGTGGGCGGCACCGGCCCACGGGTCATGGGCCGGACAAGGGGGCAAGCCAATGA
- a CDS encoding polyprenyl synthetase family protein, protein MTDTHPMNFPETVIAGVHAAVASTLTCEAVPVRGALRLLLLGQNTPIRALVTCSLHAGQPGIDAGTALDLIHIGLQQLHAHVDATTGASALLGTGATVLAGDYLTTGAFRLLVRCADLQVLALVSDAVNRASELEATQLGLDPDARDDPSRLLQTRQQLAAPLGEAAGATGATLAGYPEPLAGTARRYGQYLVSSHVLQQEADAMDISEARTALQDAALDLCRQARREARTIAAATGNGRPLELAELIAASLGAKASACKPKTITSTSS, encoded by the coding sequence ATGACTGACACGCATCCCATGAACTTCCCCGAGACCGTGATCGCCGGCGTCCACGCCGCCGTGGCGAGCACCCTGACCTGCGAGGCCGTGCCGGTCCGCGGCGCCTTGCGCCTGTTGCTGTTAGGCCAAAATACCCCTATCCGGGCACTGGTGACCTGCAGCCTCCATGCAGGGCAGCCTGGCATCGACGCCGGCACGGCGCTGGACCTGATCCACATCGGCCTGCAGCAGTTGCATGCCCACGTTGACGCGACGACCGGCGCGTCCGCGCTACTGGGCACCGGCGCCACCGTGCTGGCGGGTGACTACCTGACCACCGGGGCTTTTCGCTTGCTGGTGCGCTGCGCTGACCTGCAGGTCCTGGCCCTGGTTTCCGATGCGGTCAACCGGGCTTCGGAACTGGAGGCCACCCAACTGGGCCTGGATCCAGACGCCCGAGACGATCCGTCGCGGCTGTTGCAGACCCGGCAACAACTGGCGGCACCGCTGGGTGAGGCGGCCGGCGCCACAGGCGCCACCCTCGCGGGCTACCCGGAGCCGCTCGCCGGCACGGCCCGGCGTTACGGCCAATACCTTGTTTCAAGCCACGTTTTGCAACAGGAAGCCGATGCCATGGACATCTCCGAGGCACGCACGGCCCTGCAGGACGCCGCGCTCGATCTGTGCCGCCAGGCAAGGCGGGAAGCGCGGACCATCGCGGCGGCCACAGGCAATGGGCGCCCGCTCGAACTGGCTGAACTGATCGCGGCCAGCCTTGGCGCCAAGGCATCGGCATGCAAACCCAAAACTATTACCTCGACATCATCATGA
- a CDS encoding DUF883 domain-containing protein, producing MSKSNTPSSTTKDKLIADIKQIVADADALLQATTDQASEKVADLRIGLRKNLKTAQGRLAEFEATAVDKTTEAIREALQKISEAANQATVATMEAAQKAEEAAKKVAGSGKDAAQHAAEAARDAAQKAVAATREAANKALDAMQDWMR from the coding sequence ATGTCTAAATCCAACACACCCAGTTCCACGACCAAAGACAAACTGATTGCCGACATAAAGCAGATTGTCGCCGATGCCGATGCGCTCTTGCAGGCTACTACCGATCAAGCCAGCGAGAAGGTCGCCGACTTGCGCATCGGCCTTCGGAAAAACCTGAAGACGGCCCAAGGCCGACTTGCCGAGTTCGAGGCCACCGCCGTCGACAAAACCACGGAAGCCATCCGGGAGGCACTGCAAAAAATCTCGGAAGCGGCCAATCAAGCGACTGTAGCCACCATGGAAGCGGCGCAGAAGGCCGAGGAAGCGGCCAAAAAAGTGGCGGGGTCCGGTAAAGACGCGGCCCAGCACGCCGCAGAAGCCGCCAGGGATGCAGCCCAGAAAGCAGTTGCCGCCACCAGGGAGGCCGCCAACAAGGCACTGGATGCAATGCAGGATTGGATGCGATGA
- a CDS encoding TetR/AcrR family transcriptional regulator, with translation MAEKAPKKKKMREEVLERSVPLFATVGFDGVSMRDIAAAVGVTPAALYHHFSDKEQLYLDAVGYAFEEKVGPLKTLLDGGGNPWERIEAFITRLANLLAAERDFLRLMQWVLLDSDERRQRSLVDCVFRDLFNALRDFAAELAPGHDAHRLAVSIIGLVLYPFETQSVRRFLPGYTHQQEDPEAIARHIVGLLRNGLGGINEENP, from the coding sequence ATGGCTGAGAAAGCCCCCAAGAAGAAAAAGATGCGCGAAGAGGTGCTGGAACGGTCGGTTCCGCTCTTCGCAACGGTCGGATTTGACGGGGTTTCGATGCGTGATATCGCGGCTGCCGTGGGTGTGACGCCTGCCGCCCTCTACCACCACTTTTCGGACAAGGAGCAGCTCTATCTGGATGCGGTCGGCTATGCCTTCGAAGAAAAGGTGGGGCCCTTGAAGACACTCCTGGACGGTGGAGGAAATCCCTGGGAGCGGATCGAGGCATTCATCACGCGGCTTGCGAACCTACTCGCCGCCGAGCGGGACTTTCTACGCCTGATGCAATGGGTGCTGCTGGACAGCGATGAACGGCGCCAACGTAGCCTGGTGGACTGCGTTTTTAGAGACCTGTTCAACGCACTGCGCGATTTCGCCGCAGAACTCGCTCCGGGCCATGACGCCCATCGGCTTGCCGTTTCGATAATCGGCTTGGTGCTCTATCCCTTTGAAACCCAGTCGGTGCGACGTTTCCTGCCGGGCTACACCCACCAGCAGGAAGACCCCGAGGCCATTGCGCGGCATATCGTCGGCTTGCTACGCAACGGTCTCGGCGGAATCAACGAGGAAAATCCATAA
- a CDS encoding relaxase/mobilization nuclease and DUF3363 domain-containing protein yields the protein MSRRGNSDGEDRFSIRPGAPKQRGQAFVSQVLRQASKGANSTGRKPGKTPGSRLGRGHVAARFTGQSLSATSRRATVKVRLVYLKQAGARSTITHLRYIEREGVGREQDAGKAYGPMTDEADLPAFEERGREVRHQFRLIVSPEDAEQLDDLRTYTRHLMGRMEADLGSRLDWVAVNHWNTDNPHTHIVLHGKDDTGKDLIISQAYITRGMRERAAELSTEWLGPRIELEIQRTLVREVDQERWTSLDRTLQREAKDGLNHVDQPASDPNLRQQRVLLVGRLQRLQRMGLASEQQPGVWVVHADAEPVLRAMGERGDIIRTMQRAMGGAQRDLAVFQPGQDSRSVIGRVAGKGLADELYDKGYLVVDGIDGKAHYVALPAKMELAQYPVGTIVEARGSVEFRAADKNIVALAVDGLYRTDHHLAVAKAQATSGRDPHEVIDAHVRRLEALRRAGIVERIAEGVWRVPVELPEQGRQYDMQRLGGVSVELRSHLPIERQAFVIGATWLDQQLIGGASGIADNGFGGEVRNALRQRANFLIDQGLAERRGQRLILARNLLATLRGREVEAAGGRIAAETGLAHRPVADGERITGVYRRSVQLASGRFAMLDDGIGFSLVPWKPVIEQRLGQTLTAVVRGGGVSWEFGRQRGPSIG from the coding sequence ATGAGCAGGCGCGGCAACTCGGATGGTGAAGACCGTTTTAGCATCCGGCCCGGCGCACCCAAGCAGCGCGGCCAAGCCTTCGTCTCGCAGGTGCTGCGGCAGGCCAGCAAGGGGGCCAACTCGACTGGCCGCAAACCGGGAAAGACACCCGGATCACGTCTGGGGCGGGGCCATGTGGCTGCGCGCTTCACCGGGCAGTCGCTATCTGCGACCTCTCGGCGTGCCACCGTCAAGGTGCGGCTGGTCTACCTCAAGCAGGCCGGTGCGCGTTCAACCATCACGCACCTGCGCTACATCGAGCGCGAAGGCGTCGGCCGCGAGCAGGACGCCGGCAAGGCCTATGGGCCAATGACCGATGAAGCGGACTTGCCGGCTTTCGAGGAACGTGGCCGGGAAGTTCGGCACCAGTTCCGCTTGATCGTCTCGCCCGAGGATGCCGAACAGCTCGATGACCTGCGCACCTACACGCGCCACCTGATGGGCCGTATGGAGGCCGATCTGGGCAGCCGGCTGGACTGGGTGGCGGTGAACCACTGGAACACCGACAACCCGCACACGCACATCGTATTGCACGGCAAGGATGACACGGGCAAGGACCTCATCATTTCGCAGGCCTACATCACCCGCGGCATGCGCGAGCGCGCTGCGGAGCTGTCCACCGAATGGCTGGGGCCGCGCATCGAACTGGAGATCCAGCGCACACTGGTGCGGGAGGTCGATCAGGAGCGGTGGACCAGCTTGGACCGCACGCTGCAACGCGAGGCAAAGGATGGGCTGAACCATGTGGATCAGCCGGCCAGCGATCCGAATCTGCGACAGCAGCGCGTGCTACTGGTGGGTCGTTTGCAGCGGCTGCAACGCATGGGGTTGGCGAGCGAGCAACAGCCCGGCGTCTGGGTGGTTCACGCCGATGCCGAACCCGTGCTGCGAGCGATGGGCGAACGCGGCGACATCATCCGCACCATGCAGCGGGCCATGGGAGGTGCGCAGCGCGACCTGGCCGTGTTTCAGCCAGGCCAAGATAGCCGTTCCGTTATCGGCCGGGTAGCCGGTAAAGGGCTTGCGGACGAGCTGTACGACAAGGGCTATCTGGTAGTCGATGGCATCGACGGCAAGGCGCACTATGTGGCGTTGCCTGCCAAGATGGAGCTGGCGCAGTACCCGGTCGGCACCATAGTCGAAGCACGCGGTTCAGTCGAATTCCGGGCGGCTGATAAGAACATTGTCGCGCTGGCAGTCGATGGCCTCTACCGTACCGATCATCACCTCGCCGTTGCCAAGGCGCAGGCCACGTCCGGACGCGATCCGCACGAGGTGATCGATGCACATGTTCGGCGGCTGGAGGCACTGCGTCGGGCTGGCATTGTCGAGCGCATCGCCGAGGGCGTCTGGCGCGTGCCAGTGGAACTGCCTGAGCAAGGTCGGCAATACGACATGCAGCGACTGGGTGGCGTGTCAGTGGAGTTACGTTCGCATCTGCCCATTGAACGACAGGCTTTTGTGATCGGTGCGACATGGTTAGATCAGCAATTGATCGGCGGAGCCAGCGGCATCGCCGACAACGGTTTCGGCGGAGAGGTACGCAATGCGTTACGGCAGCGAGCCAACTTCCTGATCGATCAGGGACTGGCTGAACGACGCGGGCAGCGGCTAATCCTCGCCCGCAACCTGCTGGCGACACTGCGCGGCAGGGAGGTGGAGGCTGCGGGCGGGCGCATCGCGGCCGAAACCGGCCTGGCGCATCGGCCGGTGGCCGATGGCGAGCGCATCACCGGCGTCTACCGGCGCAGCGTCCAACTCGCCAGCGGCCGCTTCGCGATGCTTGATGACGGCATAGGCTTCAGCCTGGTGCCGTGGAAGCCAGTGATCGAGCAACGGCTGGGGCAGACTTTGACCGCCGTAGTGCGTGGTGGCGGGGTGTCGTGGGAGTTCGGGCGGCAACGCGGGCCGTCAATCGGCTGA
- a CDS encoding DUF6781 family protein, producing MQNETGNNIGGSNDAVMLEAEVRSAVEQGHDVQEMVRQLTLRKISARSLDIESLRQIARAVLSGARAGAQKELQQSAAQTEIMRTRLKQAVAGLDAALAQFAEASKLAVEEAAVRAQTFSREDLARARTDLESLEAMFLETLQSSASGAKDAAGEILSDLARHARLYGSAVRAQLKETLAVITHQLGTAGRTQVVAGLHLAQATSDLLRQIAAGVLTGLADHVKPGHSQGKGN from the coding sequence ATGCAAAACGAAACAGGCAACAATATTGGCGGCAGTAACGATGCAGTGATGCTCGAAGCTGAAGTGCGTAGCGCCGTCGAGCAGGGTCACGATGTGCAGGAAATGGTGCGGCAGCTCACCTTGCGCAAGATCAGTGCGCGCTCGCTCGATATCGAATCCCTGCGACAGATCGCGCGTGCCGTGCTGAGCGGCGCGCGGGCCGGCGCACAAAAGGAGTTGCAGCAGTCAGCGGCACAAACCGAAATCATGCGGACACGCCTCAAACAGGCCGTCGCTGGGCTGGACGCGGCGTTGGCGCAGTTTGCCGAAGCCTCCAAACTGGCGGTGGAAGAAGCGGCGGTCCGGGCGCAGACATTTTCCCGTGAGGACCTCGCCCGTGCGCGCACCGACCTGGAAAGCCTGGAGGCGATGTTCCTGGAAACCCTGCAAAGCTCGGCCTCGGGTGCCAAGGATGCCGCAGGAGAAATCCTGTCCGATCTGGCGAGGCACGCCCGCCTCTATGGCTCCGCCGTGCGCGCACAGTTGAAGGAAACCCTGGCCGTCATCACGCACCAGCTTGGCACGGCGGGACGCACTCAGGTTGTTGCCGGCTTGCATCTGGCACAAGCCACTTCCGACCTGCTGCGCCAAATCGCTGCCGGCGTGCTCACCGGCCTGGCCGATCACGTCAAACCCGGCCATTCCCAAGGCAAGGGCAACTGA
- a CDS encoding ABC1 kinase family protein, producing the protein MLWQALTAVRDIGRLHDITSILIRYGFGDMVRRMGLANALERAGRALHWNEAQELAHLDPPARVRRALEELGPTFVKLGQVLATRIDLFEPEWIAEFGKLQDSAPAASYAGIRQQLTEDLGAPPEEVFAAFDPEPLAAASVAQVHRARLEDGSEVVVKVRRPGIRPIIEADLRWLARLAKLAEGESPELRAFRPQEVVRQFSQSLRRELDFAGECRNAEHIAENFAGYTDKDEPTGDASAEAAPEPPPALPIIIIPRVYWQWTGERVCVQEFIAGISGRKLATVDEAGLDRKVLARRGAHAVLKMIVEDGFFHADPHPGNVFYLPGNRIAFIDFGMVGRLTEVRRDQLTGLLLGLVKHEPRRVADVMLDWTGDGAMDEDGLLVEIQTFVQQYHGVALKQLRLGAMLSDLVAILRQHQLALPPDLSLLIKAFISLEGMGRELDPDFDMAGEAMPLLEQALRARYAPTALLQRGWRGVSEALSLVAGLPQDISRLLRAARRGRLEIHIDITHLKRVGNQLDSAANRLVVGIVVAALIIGSSIVMTVPGGPTLLGLPFFGLLGFVGAVIGSLWLLLSIWRSGGKE; encoded by the coding sequence ATGCTGTGGCAGGCCCTGACCGCAGTGCGCGACATCGGCCGCCTGCATGACATCACCTCGATCCTGATCCGCTACGGCTTTGGCGACATGGTGCGCCGGATGGGACTGGCCAATGCCCTGGAGCGGGCCGGGCGGGCGCTGCACTGGAACGAAGCGCAGGAACTGGCTCATCTCGACCCGCCCGCCCGGGTGCGGCGCGCGCTGGAGGAATTGGGGCCGACCTTCGTCAAGCTAGGCCAGGTGCTTGCCACCCGCATCGACCTGTTCGAGCCAGAATGGATCGCCGAATTCGGCAAGCTACAGGACAGCGCACCCGCTGCCTCCTACGCCGGGATACGTCAGCAGCTCACCGAAGACCTGGGCGCACCGCCCGAGGAGGTGTTCGCCGCCTTCGACCCCGAGCCGCTGGCGGCCGCCTCCGTCGCACAGGTGCACCGCGCCCGCCTCGAAGACGGCAGCGAGGTGGTAGTCAAAGTACGTCGGCCAGGCATCCGGCCGATCATCGAAGCCGACCTGCGCTGGCTCGCCAGACTGGCGAAACTCGCTGAGGGGGAAAGTCCGGAACTGCGCGCCTTTCGCCCGCAGGAAGTGGTGCGCCAGTTTAGCCAGTCGCTGCGGCGCGAACTCGATTTCGCTGGCGAATGCCGCAATGCCGAGCACATCGCGGAGAATTTTGCCGGCTATACCGACAAAGACGAGCCCACCGGCGACGCCTCTGCCGAAGCTGCGCCTGAACCGCCTCCGGCGCTCCCAATCATCATCATCCCCCGCGTCTATTGGCAATGGACCGGCGAACGGGTGTGCGTGCAGGAATTCATAGCCGGCATTTCCGGGCGCAAGCTTGCCACCGTCGACGAGGCCGGCCTCGACCGCAAGGTCCTCGCCCGCCGGGGCGCGCACGCAGTGTTGAAGATGATCGTCGAGGACGGCTTCTTCCACGCCGACCCGCACCCCGGCAACGTGTTTTACCTGCCCGGCAACCGCATCGCCTTCATCGACTTCGGCATGGTCGGGCGGCTCACCGAGGTGCGCCGCGACCAGTTGACCGGCCTGCTGCTGGGGCTGGTCAAGCACGAGCCGCGCCGCGTCGCCGACGTGATGCTCGACTGGACCGGCGACGGCGCCATGGATGAGGACGGCCTGCTTGTGGAAATCCAGACTTTTGTGCAGCAGTACCACGGCGTGGCGCTCAAGCAGCTCCGGCTCGGTGCCATGCTCTCCGACTTGGTGGCCATTTTGCGTCAGCACCAGCTGGCCTTGCCGCCCGATCTGAGTCTGCTGATCAAGGCCTTCATCTCGCTCGAAGGCATGGGCCGCGAGCTCGACCCCGACTTCGACATGGCCGGCGAGGCGATGCCTTTGCTGGAACAGGCGCTACGGGCACGTTATGCACCCACTGCGCTCCTCCAACGCGGCTGGCGAGGGGTCAGCGAAGCGCTTTCCCTGGTGGCCGGCCTGCCCCAGGATATCTCCCGGCTGTTGCGCGCCGCCCGGCGCGGCCGGCTGGAAATCCACATTGACATCACGCACCTCAAGCGTGTCGGCAACCAGCTTGACAGCGCCGCCAACCGGCTGGTGGTCGGCATCGTCGTCGCCGCCCTCATCATCGGTTCCTCCATCGTCATGACGGTGCCCGGCGGTCCTACCTTGCTGGGGCTACCCTTCTTCGGCCTGCTCGGCTTCGTCGGCGCCGTCATCGGCAGCCTCTGGCTGCTGCTTTCGATCTGGCGTAGCGGGGGCAAGGAATGA
- a CDS encoding patatin-like phospholipase family protein, whose protein sequence is MNEPQTSKAPAASLTPPKRPRIGLALGSGSARGLAHVGVLRALKEANIEIDLVAGTSMGAVIGAVFASGKIDGLSARLRNLDWPGIVALLDPVFPRSGLIDGQRVAEFVRAHVPSAHIEGLLLPFAAVATDLMTGEEVVTTAGDLTEAVRASIAVPGIFTPVRSNGRILVDGGLVNPVPVSVARAMGADLVIAVDLNHDIVAGRLSHPAAHANGNGHGPIMARLLESLRAINSPVLAQFEAWLHKPTLEPLPGIFEVLLASIYIMQARVTEADLRQTQPDLLIQPPLGAVRFMEFDRAEEIIDIGYRSAAEQLARWTRTPTHD, encoded by the coding sequence ATGAACGAACCACAAACCAGCAAAGCCCCGGCGGCAAGCCTGACGCCGCCCAAGCGGCCCCGGATCGGCCTGGCGCTGGGCAGCGGTTCGGCGCGCGGTCTGGCGCACGTCGGCGTGCTGCGCGCCTTGAAAGAGGCCAACATCGAGATCGACCTGGTGGCCGGCACCAGCATGGGGGCGGTCATTGGCGCTGTCTTTGCCTCGGGCAAGATTGACGGCCTGAGCGCCAGACTGCGCAATCTCGACTGGCCGGGCATCGTCGCCCTGCTCGACCCGGTGTTTCCCCGCTCGGGGCTGATCGACGGCCAGCGGGTCGCCGAATTCGTGCGCGCCCATGTGCCAAGCGCCCATATCGAGGGCCTGTTGCTGCCCTTTGCCGCGGTGGCCACCGACCTCATGACGGGAGAAGAAGTGGTGACCACGGCAGGCGACCTGACCGAAGCGGTGCGTGCCAGCATCGCCGTGCCCGGCATCTTTACCCCGGTGCGCAGCAACGGCCGCATCCTGGTCGATGGCGGGCTGGTCAATCCGGTGCCGGTGAGCGTGGCGCGCGCCATGGGGGCCGACCTGGTCATCGCGGTCGACCTCAACCACGACATCGTGGCGGGCCGGCTGTCCCACCCCGCCGCCCACGCCAATGGCAACGGCCATGGCCCCATCATGGCGCGCCTGCTGGAGAGCCTGCGGGCCATCAATAGCCCGGTGCTGGCGCAGTTCGAGGCCTGGCTGCACAAGCCCACTCTGGAGCCGCTACCAGGCATTTTCGAGGTGCTGCTCGCTTCGATCTACATCATGCAGGCGCGCGTCACCGAAGCCGACCTGCGGCAAACCCAACCCGACCTCCTGATCCAGCCGCCGCTGGGCGCGGTGCGCTTCATGGAGTTCGACCGCGCCGAAGAAATCATCGACATCGGCTACCGCAGCGCGGCCGAGCAACTGGCCCGCTGGACAAGAACGCCAACCCATGACTGA